Proteins encoded within one genomic window of Oncorhynchus gorbuscha isolate QuinsamMale2020 ecotype Even-year unplaced genomic scaffold, OgorEven_v1.0 Un_scaffold_3101, whole genome shotgun sequence:
- the LOC124027322 gene encoding receptor-type tyrosine-protein phosphatase-like N isoform X1 has translation MGSQRLWSVLCVMAVCYQTGMSSRYGCLFEKKLCPRDQPCSDDGLFGQCLLPQQEMVLYEVSVPVLHRLQEVLKELMMQGLSWQDDITQYVIRKELSRVSLTRPLSGRHDNPSSQSSEPVQNAHPSKMQYPPSSRTKAQGDDPNPDLMQSYLDYMIVDPPKASQSLHMKTLDPYTYRQQYGYQDDEERSLNSLEGGGFPRPSTHAGGKESRPQDRDRQVLQDLVSLYLSSPAQPASRHRGAATPISTSPLYQDLDFPLDYAEDYVSQQDVEVRKQQQLDQTQRKAQKDYGSLAGLDDDSLQKVALLLDHYGIDMKDLTPSQLANLPAALKQLQMESATDLGTDTADKYRNSAAPRKKITEGAMTHKVDKSPVLGAPTSLPAPPPGPQASPDHPPTMGAPPATEGASVKEPGAPVETKTQGKKEPPGGTTHVKEEYGYIVTNQSPLSLYDGVRLLGLLAERIPLSTGSFINIR, from the exons ATGGGATCTCAGCGACTATGGAGCGTGTTGTGTGTGATGGCGGTGTGCTATCAGACGGGGATGTCAAGCAGATACG GCTGTCTGTTTGAGAAGAAGCTCTGCCCCAGAGACCAGCCATGCTCAGATG ATGGGCTGTTTGGCCAATGTCTGCTCCCCCAGCAGGAGATGGTTCTGTATGAGGTGTCAGTGCCTGTGCTGCACAGACTACAGGAGGTGCTCAAGGAACTGATGATGCAAG GATTGTCCTGGCAGGATGACATCACCCAGTACGTCATTCGCAAGGAGCTGAGCCGTGTTTCACTGACCCGCCCCCTGTCTGGACGTCATGACAACCCCTCGTCTCA GTCCTCAGAACCTGTGCAGAATGCCCATCCTTCCAAGATGCAGTATCCTCCCAGCTCCAGGACCAAGGCTCAAGGGGACGATCCCAACCCAGACCTGATGCAGAGTTACCTGGACTACATGATCGTGGATCCCCCCAAGGCCTCCCAGTCCCTCCACATGAAAACTCTGGACCCTTACACCTACCGCCAG CAGTATGGTTACCAAGACGATGAGGAGCGCTCTCTTAACTCTCTGGAGGGTGGTGGTTTCCCCCGCCCTTCTACTCACGCCGGGGGTAAAGAGTCCCGCCCCCAGGACCGAGACCGCCAGGTGCTCCAGGACCTGGtctccctgtacctctcctcCCCCGCCCAGCCGGCCTCCCGCCACCGTGGGGCAGCAACACCGATCTCTACCTCTCCCTTGTACCAGGACCTGGACTTCCCTCTGGACTACGCAGAGGACTACGTTTCCCAGCAGGACGTGGAGGTCCGCAAGCAGCAGCAGCTGGATCAAACGCAGAGGAAAGCTCAGAAGGACTACGGATCGCTAGCTGGATTGGATG ATGACTCCCTGCAGAAAGTGGCTCTGCTCCTGGACCACTATGGCATCGATATGAAGGACTTAACCCCTTCACAGCTGGCCAACCTGCCTGCAGCACTGAAACAGCTGCAGATGGAGAGTGCTACTGACTTGGGCACCGATACAGCAG ACAAATACCGGAACAGTGCTGCCCCACGTAAGAAG ATTACTGAGGGGGCCATGACACACAAGGTGGACAAATCTCCTGTGCTAGGTGCCCCCACCTCCCTTCCTGCCCCGCCCCCTGGGCCCCAGGCCTCCCCAGATCACCCTCCCACCATGGGGGCCCCTCCTGCCACAGAGGGAGCCAGTGTAAAGGAGCCAGGGGCCCCGGTGGAGACAAAGACGCAGGGGAAGAAAGAACCACCAGGAGGGACCACACATGTGAAGGAGGAATACGGCTACATCGTCACCAACCAAAG CCCCCTCAGTCTGTACGACGGGGTGCGTCTGCTGGGGCTCCTGGCTGAGAGGATCCCACTCTCCACTGGCTCTTTCATCAACATCAGGTAG
- the LOC124027322 gene encoding receptor-type tyrosine-protein phosphatase-like N isoform X2 has translation MGSQRLWSVLCVMAVCYQTGMSSRYDGLFGQCLLPQQEMVLYEVSVPVLHRLQEVLKELMMQGLSWQDDITQYVIRKELSRVSLTRPLSGRHDNPSSQSSEPVQNAHPSKMQYPPSSRTKAQGDDPNPDLMQSYLDYMIVDPPKASQSLHMKTLDPYTYRQQYGYQDDEERSLNSLEGGGFPRPSTHAGGKESRPQDRDRQVLQDLVSLYLSSPAQPASRHRGAATPISTSPLYQDLDFPLDYAEDYVSQQDVEVRKQQQLDQTQRKAQKDYGSLAGLDDDSLQKVALLLDHYGIDMKDLTPSQLANLPAALKQLQMESATDLGTDTADKYRNSAAPRKKITEGAMTHKVDKSPVLGAPTSLPAPPPGPQASPDHPPTMGAPPATEGASVKEPGAPVETKTQGKKEPPGGTTHVKEEYGYIVTNQSPLSLYDGVRLLGLLAERIPLSTGSFINIR, from the exons ATGGGATCTCAGCGACTATGGAGCGTGTTGTGTGTGATGGCGGTGTGCTATCAGACGGGGATGTCAAGCAGATACG ATGGGCTGTTTGGCCAATGTCTGCTCCCCCAGCAGGAGATGGTTCTGTATGAGGTGTCAGTGCCTGTGCTGCACAGACTACAGGAGGTGCTCAAGGAACTGATGATGCAAG GATTGTCCTGGCAGGATGACATCACCCAGTACGTCATTCGCAAGGAGCTGAGCCGTGTTTCACTGACCCGCCCCCTGTCTGGACGTCATGACAACCCCTCGTCTCA GTCCTCAGAACCTGTGCAGAATGCCCATCCTTCCAAGATGCAGTATCCTCCCAGCTCCAGGACCAAGGCTCAAGGGGACGATCCCAACCCAGACCTGATGCAGAGTTACCTGGACTACATGATCGTGGATCCCCCCAAGGCCTCCCAGTCCCTCCACATGAAAACTCTGGACCCTTACACCTACCGCCAG CAGTATGGTTACCAAGACGATGAGGAGCGCTCTCTTAACTCTCTGGAGGGTGGTGGTTTCCCCCGCCCTTCTACTCACGCCGGGGGTAAAGAGTCCCGCCCCCAGGACCGAGACCGCCAGGTGCTCCAGGACCTGGtctccctgtacctctcctcCCCCGCCCAGCCGGCCTCCCGCCACCGTGGGGCAGCAACACCGATCTCTACCTCTCCCTTGTACCAGGACCTGGACTTCCCTCTGGACTACGCAGAGGACTACGTTTCCCAGCAGGACGTGGAGGTCCGCAAGCAGCAGCAGCTGGATCAAACGCAGAGGAAAGCTCAGAAGGACTACGGATCGCTAGCTGGATTGGATG ATGACTCCCTGCAGAAAGTGGCTCTGCTCCTGGACCACTATGGCATCGATATGAAGGACTTAACCCCTTCACAGCTGGCCAACCTGCCTGCAGCACTGAAACAGCTGCAGATGGAGAGTGCTACTGACTTGGGCACCGATACAGCAG ACAAATACCGGAACAGTGCTGCCCCACGTAAGAAG ATTACTGAGGGGGCCATGACACACAAGGTGGACAAATCTCCTGTGCTAGGTGCCCCCACCTCCCTTCCTGCCCCGCCCCCTGGGCCCCAGGCCTCCCCAGATCACCCTCCCACCATGGGGGCCCCTCCTGCCACAGAGGGAGCCAGTGTAAAGGAGCCAGGGGCCCCGGTGGAGACAAAGACGCAGGGGAAGAAAGAACCACCAGGAGGGACCACACATGTGAAGGAGGAATACGGCTACATCGTCACCAACCAAAG CCCCCTCAGTCTGTACGACGGGGTGCGTCTGCTGGGGCTCCTGGCTGAGAGGATCCCACTCTCCACTGGCTCTTTCATCAACATCAGGTAG